TTCATCTTGAAGTAAGAAAGAACAAATTCCATCAATAAATAACTCAGACCACGAAGTATGATTATTTGCTGAAGAGAATTTATTATTTATATAGAATAAAAAATTTGCTTCATCTGAATCAATTTTTCCATCTTCAAAAATTAGTTCCCTAATTTCTTTTACATCATCAAGTCCAATACTAGAATTAGATATTAATTTATTTTTTAAATCGAGTAAATTTGTCATAAGAATAAGATTAAGGTTAAAAAAATTTATACATTTATTATTTAACAATACCCGAAACAATTGGTAAGCTAGAAATATTTTTCAGTTATTTTGGCGAAATAGAAAAGAATATTACTTGACTGAGATTTTCCAAAAAACATGCAATTTAAAAATTCAAATTAGTAAGTAACTTCTCTGACAAAAATCATTTACAGTATTTAGTTATTAATTAACTATAGTCTATTTTAAAATTTTATTTATGTA
This region of Bacteroidota bacterium genomic DNA includes:
- a CDS encoding TerB family tellurite resistance protein, with the protein product MTNLLDLKNKLISNSSIGLDDVKEIRELIFEDGKIDSDEANFLFYINNKFSSANNHTSWSELFIDGICSFLLQDENSPDNVDEKEADWLLKHIESDGKIDPVEKELLKTLKNRSKSIPKNLEDYINKNV